In Labeo rohita strain BAU-BD-2019 chromosome 16, IGBB_LRoh.1.0, whole genome shotgun sequence, one DNA window encodes the following:
- the gtf3c6 gene encoding general transcription factor 3C polypeptide 6: MSTSASSATAMEDEWEEEEQLVVAELSGMISSDLISSRRGTCKIVDIDSEQPMMQVGRYLFAGEYEDAIGTCVIFEEDGAGSNPALKYKCHTVKKLMLQRTFLSERKEDEPVSNKIEVLALHEEESFGRKSAVCHYLDPIDTEKSVLDESKDCEDPEMSDESVDDVDETDAGATLLENSAEETMNATSCSEQAATQEGEDGS; the protein is encoded by the coding sequence ATGAGCACATCTGCCTCTTCAGCCACAGCCATGGAGGACGAATGGGAAGAAGAGGAGCAGCTGGTCGTGGCGGAACTGTCTGGAATGATCAGCTCTGATTTAATCTCCAGTCGGCGGGGCACGTGCAAGATAGTGGACATTGACAGCGAGCAGCCAATGATGCAGGTGGGTCGGTATCTGTTCGCCGGGGAATACGAGGATGCCATCGGAACCTGTGTGATCTTTGAAGAGGACGGCGCAGGTTCTAATCCAGCTCTTAAATACAAATGTCACACAGTGAAGAAACTAATGCTTCAGCGCACGTTCCTGTCGGAGAGGAAAGAGGACGAGCCCGTTTCTAACAAAATAGAGGTCCTGGCTCTCCACGAGGAAGAATCGTTCGGCAGGAAGAGCGCAGTTTGTCACTACCTGGATCCGATAGATACAGAAAAATCTGTCCTGGACGAATCTAAAGACTGCGAGGATCCAGAAATGAGCGACGAATCAGTGGATGATGTGGATGAGACTGACGCGGGAGCCACGCTTTTGGAGAACTCTGCTGAGGAGACCATGAACGCCACCAGCTGTTCTGAACAGGCGGCTACTCAAGAAGGGGAAGATGGCTCTTGA
- the emg1 gene encoding ribosomal RNA small subunit methyltransferase NEP1, whose product MAAHAGNKRGLEHLDEYEPKLAKHQKSKSLHDLMAEKRLVVVLEGATLETVKVGKAFELLNCDQHKGMIIKSGRDPGTIRPDITHQCLLMLLDSPLNRAGLLQVYIHTARNVLIEINPQTRIPRTFARFCGLMVQLLHKMSVRAADGPHRLLRLIKNPVSDHLPAGCPRYSTSFKAGDAVCPRTIVPKDGPATVVIGAFAHGAVNVDYTEKTLSISNYPLSAALTCAKMCSAFEEVWGVL is encoded by the exons ATGGCTGCACATGCTGGAAACAAGCGTGGTCTGGAGCATTTAGATGAATATGAACCAAAACtggcaaaacatcaaaaaagtAAAAGCTTGCATGATCTTATGGCAGAAAAGCgtcttgttgttgttttagaagGAGCGACGCTGGAAACAGTAAAG GTTGGAAAGGCATTTGAGTTGTTGAACTGTGATCAACATAAAGGTATGATCATAAAAAGCGGAAGAGACCCTGGAACGATTCGCCCTGATATCACACATCAG TGCCTGTTGATGTTACTGGACAGTCCTTTGAACAGAGCTGGACTGCTTCAAGTGTACATTCACACAGCGAGGAATGTTTTGATCGAGATCAACCCACAGACAAGAATTCCTCGCACTTTTGCACGATTTTGTGGACTAATGG TCCAGCTCCTGCACAAGATGAGTGTGAGAGCAGCAGATGGTCCTCACCGTTTGTTAAGGCTGATTAAAAATCCAGTGTCAGACCACCTGCCAGCTGGATGCCCTCGATATTCCACATCGTTCAAAGCAGGAGATGCTGTGTGTCCCAGAACAATTGTCCCTAAAGATGGACCTGCCACTGTTGTCATCGGAGCATTTGCACATGGAGCA GTGAATGTCGATTACACAGAGAAGACGCTGTCCATTAGTAACTATCCTCTGTCTGCAGCTCTAACCTGTGCCAAGATGTGTTCAGCGTTTGAGGAGGTCTGGGGAGTGTTATGA